The Pseudomonadota bacterium genome window below encodes:
- a CDS encoding LarC family nickel insertion protein, with product MERHRHSIDHSDHAHGYGHGHSHHHHGHSASDHLHEYGREVTDPALTPVQGSFILIRPASGLSGDMLVAGLARLACVENDELSAFAAGIGLPEGCIRLERRAVNEVYGWACRVSLPHEHSHRTLNDIRRIIFAAETMSPRARQLAEVSFTLLAEAEGRIHGIPTEAVTFHEVGALDSILDMCLACILFDRMDPTELVCGPLPLCDGTIRCSHGLLPAPAPAVLDLIQGMPVRGIPSEGETVTPTAIALLKGLGARFGPWPSMTVSRTALVFGTRILPDVANGALFALGNGPIRTLSC from the coding sequence ATGGAACGCCATCGCCATTCAATCGATCACAGCGATCATGCCCACGGATATGGTCATGGGCATTCCCATCACCATCATGGCCACTCCGCTTCCGACCATCTTCACGAGTACGGGCGGGAAGTGACAGACCCAGCACTCACGCCGGTTCAGGGCAGCTTCATACTGATCCGTCCAGCCAGCGGCCTTTCTGGCGATATGCTGGTTGCTGGCCTAGCGCGGCTTGCTTGCGTGGAAAATGATGAGCTGAGCGCGTTCGCCGCCGGCATCGGGCTACCTGAGGGCTGTATCCGTCTGGAGCGAAGGGCCGTCAATGAGGTCTATGGCTGGGCCTGCCGGGTCAGTCTGCCCCACGAGCATAGCCATCGCACCCTGAATGATATCCGACGGATCATCTTTGCCGCTGAGACCATGTCACCTAGGGCCCGGCAACTGGCGGAGGTCAGCTTTACCCTACTGGCCGAGGCCGAGGGGCGGATCCATGGCATCCCCACAGAGGCCGTGACTTTCCATGAGGTGGGAGCACTGGATAGCATTCTCGACATGTGCCTGGCCTGTATCCTTTTCGATCGCATGGATCCGACCGAGCTGGTTTGCGGTCCCCTTCCGCTTTGCGACGGAACCATCCGATGCAGCCATGGCCTACTTCCGGCGCCCGCGCCGGCAGTGCTGGACCTGATCCAAGGCATGCCGGTCAGAGGAATCCCGTCTGAAGGGGAAACGGTGACCCCTACTGCCATTGCACTTCTGAAAGGCCTCGGAGCCAGGTTTGGCCCTTGGCCGTCCATGACCGTTTCACGCACCGCTCTGGTCTTTGGGACGCGTATCCTGCCGGATGTTGCCAATGGTGCTCTCTTTGCACTCGGCAACGGTCCGATACGTACACTGTCGTGTTAG
- a CDS encoding nicotinate-nicotinamide nucleotide adenylyltransferase, whose protein sequence is MRILTIGGTFNPIHIGHIRLAVEASEALGFDRIEWIPCFSPGHKKATDLLPYALRVELVRLATHDLYGSVVNDIESRLPTPSFTYQTLSALATAESCAERFFVVGQDEFCRLHLWYRGRYLVSLAHLLITGNSGAGPTAFHETLDRFWPDSRQTDPPPSLPAAYEFRSGRRALFLPLPYLEIRSSLVRKRWLAGRDLRHLLPTGVLDELISHRSLVSETWRQALASA, encoded by the coding sequence ATGAGAATATTGACCATAGGGGGAACATTCAATCCGATCCATATCGGGCACATTCGACTCGCTGTAGAGGCGTCTGAAGCTTTGGGTTTCGATCGTATAGAGTGGATCCCTTGCTTCTCGCCAGGCCACAAAAAAGCGACTGACCTGTTGCCTTACGCCCTCCGTGTGGAGTTGGTGCGTCTCGCCACGCATGATCTTTATGGGAGCGTCGTCAACGACATCGAGAGCCGACTGCCGACCCCTTCTTTCACATACCAGACACTGTCCGCTCTAGCCACGGCGGAGTCGTGTGCGGAGCGGTTTTTTGTCGTCGGTCAGGATGAGTTCTGCCGCCTTCATCTTTGGTACCGAGGGCGCTATCTCGTATCGCTCGCCCATCTGTTGATAACGGGAAATTCTGGGGCTGGGCCGACGGCATTTCATGAGACCCTTGATCGTTTTTGGCCCGATAGCCGACAGACGGATCCACCACCGAGTCTACCCGCCGCTTATGAATTCAGATCGGGCCGCCGTGCCTTGTTTCTGCCGCTACCGTATCTGGAGATTCGCTCGTCCCTTGTCCGGAAACGATGGCTCGCCGGTCGCGATCTTCGCCACTTACTTCCGACGGGTGTCCTCGATGAGTTGATCTCCCACCGGAGCCTGGTTTCCGAGACATGGCGACAAGCCTTGGCCAGCGCCTAA